A single region of the Arthrobacter sp. zg-Y820 genome encodes:
- a CDS encoding acyltransferase family protein — translation MSHFAVVRRHKPHQSHNVLTSPSFRPDIQGLRAFAVVVVILDHLLQWPAGGFIGVDIFFVVSGFLITGQLIRQYESTGRISLKDFYLRRIKRILPASLLVLIVTVIAAKLIFNASRSAETLIDGFWAALFSANWRFAFAGTDYFQADGPVSPLQHYWSLSVEEQFYFVWPWIMVASFFVFLRGDRRRNPRSVRLVVGTSIVLLSALSFAWALHETQSSPGIAYFSTLSRAWELGVGAFLAVLMPQLANIPHKYRTPLARSAALGLLLSVFVISSASSFPAPAALFPVVCTAVLIAAGTGSVPHSGLFVFTNRVSGYLGNISFSLYLWHFPVIVFMLQILDEGSTYYALSIVLMLFCAVSCYHLVEDPLRKPNWRKRCIGVLQHPSTMSKNFVHSVFGFICVLTVALVTFVLVFPPHVVSASDNHFVPRTAISEARVEEELPAGISALQAELSTALQADSWPILEPTMDEAINSAQAPSPIASCGDPGPISLEDCFLGPVDASHVAIVMGDSIALTMANPIQKALGNDWKVISYGMYGCSFSSVVVDNPDPAITEGCAERNEESVRTVHDLKPEAVFIANSYAPRTKLGADAPMSPSQWSDTVREAATSLTTDVDNIIFVAAPPSDKDPKECYNRVGSPSDCVSSIPSSWSETFSSESRMATANNWAFIDSRSLYCVDRACPAFAGGVATKSDRAHITIEYGEMIAPALRELMPASVGGK, via the coding sequence ATGTCCCATTTTGCAGTTGTTCGCAGGCATAAGCCCCATCAGTCCCATAATGTACTGACGAGTCCATCCTTCCGGCCGGACATTCAGGGTCTCCGAGCGTTTGCGGTCGTTGTCGTTATCTTGGACCATCTATTACAGTGGCCGGCCGGCGGCTTTATCGGTGTTGATATTTTTTTTGTAGTATCAGGTTTCCTGATTACGGGTCAACTGATTCGTCAGTATGAGTCCACCGGCCGGATCTCGTTGAAAGACTTTTATCTCCGCCGTATCAAGAGGATCTTGCCTGCATCCTTACTCGTGTTAATAGTCACTGTTATTGCAGCCAAGCTGATCTTTAACGCGAGCCGTTCGGCCGAAACGCTTATTGACGGCTTCTGGGCGGCCTTGTTTTCAGCAAATTGGCGTTTTGCTTTCGCTGGGACAGATTATTTCCAGGCAGATGGGCCCGTTTCCCCCCTGCAGCATTACTGGTCGTTGTCCGTCGAGGAACAGTTCTATTTTGTTTGGCCATGGATCATGGTTGCTTCGTTTTTTGTCTTTCTCCGGGGTGATCGGAGGCGAAACCCCCGCTCCGTGCGTCTGGTGGTCGGTACCTCCATTGTGTTGCTGTCGGCGTTGTCATTCGCGTGGGCCTTACACGAGACTCAGTCGAGTCCGGGCATCGCATATTTTTCAACCCTCTCGCGTGCCTGGGAGCTTGGTGTCGGTGCTTTTCTGGCTGTGCTCATGCCACAACTTGCTAACATCCCGCATAAGTACCGAACGCCCCTAGCTCGGTCCGCAGCTCTTGGCCTGTTGCTTTCGGTTTTTGTTATTAGCTCGGCAAGTTCCTTTCCGGCACCAGCTGCCTTATTTCCTGTAGTCTGCACGGCGGTGCTGATCGCAGCTGGTACCGGGAGCGTGCCTCATAGCGGTCTTTTTGTCTTTACTAACAGGGTAAGCGGCTACCTCGGTAATATATCCTTCTCTCTATACCTTTGGCACTTTCCAGTAATCGTCTTTATGTTGCAGATTTTGGACGAGGGGAGTACCTATTACGCGCTGAGTATAGTCCTTATGTTGTTTTGCGCTGTCTCCTGTTATCATCTGGTCGAGGACCCTTTGCGGAAACCAAACTGGCGGAAGCGTTGCATTGGCGTCCTTCAGCATCCATCCACTATGAGTAAAAATTTCGTGCACTCTGTGTTTGGATTTATCTGTGTTCTCACAGTTGCACTCGTGACTTTCGTACTTGTATTTCCACCACATGTAGTTTCCGCTTCGGACAATCATTTTGTTCCAAGAACCGCGATTAGTGAGGCCCGCGTTGAGGAGGAGTTACCAGCAGGCATATCGGCTTTGCAGGCAGAGCTCTCAACCGCTTTACAGGCAGATTCTTGGCCCATATTGGAACCGACCATGGACGAAGCGATCAACTCAGCTCAGGCACCAAGTCCGATAGCCTCCTGTGGCGATCCTGGCCCAATAAGTCTGGAAGACTGCTTTCTAGGCCCTGTCGATGCTTCACACGTAGCGATCGTGATGGGTGACTCTATAGCCCTGACGATGGCGAATCCTATTCAGAAAGCGCTCGGCAACGACTGGAAAGTTATCAGCTACGGCATGTATGGGTGCTCTTTTTCTTCCGTTGTTGTTGACAATCCAGACCCTGCTATCACGGAGGGTTGCGCTGAACGTAACGAGGAAAGTGTTCGAACAGTTCATGATTTGAAGCCCGAGGCTGTTTTTATCGCAAATAGCTACGCCCCGAGGACAAAACTAGGGGCAGACGCTCCCATGTCGCCTAGTCAGTGGTCAGACACAGTTCGAGAGGCTGCAACTTCCTTGACTACTGACGTGGACAATATTATATTCGTAGCTGCTCCTCCCTCTGATAAAGATCCGAAGGAATGTTATAACCGGGTAGGTTCTCCCTCGGATTGCGTTTCTTCTATTCCGAGTTCATGGTCGGAGACATTTAGTTCTGAGTCTCGAATGGCGACGGCGAATAATTGGGCCTTCATAGATAGCCGCTCTCTGTACTGTGTTGATCGTGCTTGCCCAGCATTCGCC